From Mycobacterium lacus, one genomic window encodes:
- a CDS encoding 3-hydroxyacyl-CoA dehydrogenase NAD-binding domain-containing protein — MADNTIRWDKDADGIVTLTMDDPSGSTNVMNEAYLESMGKAVDRIVAEKDSITGVVVTSAKKTFFAGGDIKTMIQAKPEDAGNVFDTVETVKKQLRTLETFGKPVVAAINGAALGGGLEIALACHHRIAADVKGSQLGLPEVTLGLLPGGGGVTRTVRMLGIQNAFVSVLAQGTRYKPAKAKEIGLIDEVLPTVEELVPAAKAWIKANPDAHEQPWDKKGYKMPGGTPSSPALAAILPSFPSNLRKQLKGAPMPAPRAILAAAVEGAQVDFDTATRIESRYFASLVTGQVAKNMMQAFFFDLQHINSGGSRPEGIEKTPIKKIGVLGAGMMGAGIAYVSAKAGYDVVLKDVSLEAAAKGKGYSEKLEAKALERGRTTEEKSKALLDRIIPTGDAADLAGVDFVVEAVFENQELKHKVFQEIEDIVEPNAILGSNTSTLPITGLAAGVKRQEDFIGIHFFSPVDKMPLVEIIKGEKTSDEALARVFDYTLAIGKTPIVVNDSRGFFTSRVIGTFVNEALAMLGEGVEPASIEQAGSQAGYPAPPLQLSDELNLELMHKIAVATRKGVEDAGGTYEPHPAEAVVEKMIELGRSGRLKGAGFYEYVDGKRSGLWPGLRETFKSGSSTPPLQDMIDRMLFAEALETQKCLDENVLTSTADANIGSIMGIGFPPWTGGSAQFIVGYTGPAGTGKEAFVARARELAAKYGDRFLPPDSLTG; from the coding sequence ATGGCAGACAACACAATCCGGTGGGACAAGGATGCCGACGGCATCGTCACGCTCACCATGGACGATCCCTCGGGGTCGACCAACGTGATGAACGAGGCCTACCTCGAGTCGATGGGCAAGGCCGTGGATCGCATTGTCGCCGAAAAGGATTCGATCACCGGCGTGGTGGTCACCAGCGCGAAGAAGACGTTCTTTGCCGGCGGTGACATAAAGACGATGATCCAGGCTAAGCCCGAAGACGCCGGAAACGTCTTCGACACCGTGGAGACGGTCAAGAAGCAACTGCGCACCCTGGAGACTTTCGGCAAGCCGGTCGTCGCCGCCATCAACGGGGCGGCCCTTGGCGGCGGCCTGGAGATCGCGCTGGCCTGTCATCATCGGATCGCCGCCGACGTCAAGGGCAGCCAGCTCGGCCTGCCCGAGGTCACGCTGGGGCTCTTGCCCGGCGGCGGCGGGGTGACCCGCACCGTGCGGATGCTGGGTATCCAGAACGCCTTTGTCAGCGTGCTGGCGCAGGGCACGCGGTACAAGCCGGCCAAGGCCAAGGAGATCGGACTGATCGACGAGGTGTTGCCGACGGTCGAGGAGCTGGTACCCGCCGCCAAGGCCTGGATCAAGGCCAACCCGGACGCGCACGAGCAGCCGTGGGACAAGAAGGGCTACAAGATGCCTGGCGGCACTCCGTCGTCGCCGGCGCTTGCGGCCATCCTGCCGTCGTTCCCGTCGAACCTGCGCAAGCAGCTCAAGGGGGCGCCGATGCCCGCGCCGCGGGCCATCCTGGCCGCCGCCGTAGAGGGTGCACAGGTCGACTTCGACACCGCCACCCGCATCGAGAGCCGGTACTTCGCCTCCCTGGTCACCGGCCAAGTCGCCAAGAACATGATGCAGGCGTTCTTCTTCGACCTGCAGCACATCAACTCCGGCGGGTCACGGCCCGAGGGCATCGAGAAGACCCCGATCAAGAAGATCGGTGTGCTGGGTGCCGGCATGATGGGCGCCGGCATCGCCTACGTCTCGGCCAAGGCCGGCTACGACGTGGTGCTCAAAGATGTGAGCCTGGAGGCCGCCGCCAAAGGCAAGGGCTACTCCGAAAAGCTGGAAGCCAAGGCGCTGGAGCGGGGACGCACGACCGAGGAAAAGTCCAAGGCGCTGCTGGACCGGATCATCCCGACGGGTGACGCCGCCGACCTCGCCGGCGTCGACTTCGTGGTCGAGGCCGTGTTCGAGAACCAGGAACTCAAACACAAGGTGTTCCAGGAGATCGAGGACATTGTCGAGCCCAACGCGATCCTCGGGTCCAACACGTCGACCCTGCCGATCACCGGTCTGGCGGCCGGCGTCAAGCGGCAAGAGGACTTCATCGGGATCCACTTCTTCTCGCCCGTTGACAAGATGCCGCTGGTGGAAATCATCAAGGGCGAGAAGACTTCCGACGAGGCGCTGGCCCGGGTGTTCGACTACACCCTGGCGATCGGCAAGACCCCGATCGTGGTGAACGACAGCCGCGGCTTCTTCACCTCCCGTGTGATCGGGACCTTCGTCAACGAGGCGCTGGCGATGCTCGGCGAGGGCGTCGAGCCGGCTTCGATCGAACAGGCGGGGTCGCAGGCCGGCTACCCGGCGCCGCCGCTGCAGCTGTCCGACGAGCTCAACCTGGAGCTGATGCACAAGATCGCCGTCGCCACCCGTAAGGGCGTCGAGGACGCCGGCGGCACCTACGAGCCGCACCCGGCGGAGGCGGTCGTCGAGAAGATGATCGAACTCGGCCGCTCCGGCCGGCTCAAGGGAGCCGGCTTCTACGAGTACGTCGACGGGAAGCGGTCCGGCCTGTGGCCAGGGCTGCGGGAGACGTTCAAGTCCGGCTCGTCGACGCCGCCGCTGCAGGACATGATCGACCGGATGCTGTTCGCCGAGGCGCTGGAGACCCAGAAGTGCCTTGATGAGAACGTGCTGACGTCGACGGCCGACGCCAACATCGGGTCGATCATGGGCATCGGCTTCCCGCCGTGGACCGGTGGCAGCGCGCAGTTCATCGTCGGCTACACCGGCCCGGCCGGCACGGGCAAGGAGGCGTTCGTCGCCCGGGCCCGTGAGCTGGCGGCGAAGTACGGCGACCGCTTCCTGCCACCGGACTCGCTGACCGGCTAG
- a CDS encoding FAD-dependent monooxygenase, translated as MRILISGASIAGPVLAYWLSRYGFEVTVVERAGQLRKTGGHAVDLFRPSMEISAKMGVLPQIEALATGTNTMTLYREGVARPATIDITKIINAASDRHVEIMRDDLGEVYYDAGRDDVEYVFGDSITAIAPDGQVTFERGAPRKFDVVVGADGLHSNVRRLVFGDDAGHTEFLGGYLAVISVPKMLARDGESVTHLGAGRVAMIYTAQPLDDARVVFLFRSKDELTYHYRDVSRQKELLRAAFTGMHPRVDCWLAEVDRTPAFYFDSITQLRLDTWSRGRVALVGDAGYCPGPAVGGSTSIAVLGAYVLAGELAEAGGDYGRAFAQYERHMGEPVRRSRAFARAASKTIVPGSRAGVWALTRAGQLISALPSGLTRAIAKMNTKGARLHDSMQYKDYALVREQT; from the coding sequence GTGCGCATTCTGATCTCTGGGGCCAGCATCGCCGGCCCGGTGCTGGCGTACTGGCTTAGCCGCTACGGTTTCGAGGTCACCGTCGTCGAGCGCGCGGGGCAGTTGCGCAAGACCGGTGGCCACGCGGTCGACCTATTCCGGCCGTCGATGGAGATCTCGGCGAAGATGGGCGTGCTGCCACAGATCGAGGCACTTGCCACCGGAACGAACACGATGACGCTGTATCGCGAGGGCGTTGCACGACCGGCAACGATCGATATCACCAAGATCATCAACGCCGCATCCGACCGACACGTGGAGATCATGCGAGACGATCTCGGCGAGGTCTACTACGACGCCGGCCGCGACGACGTCGAGTACGTGTTCGGTGACTCGATCACCGCCATAGCCCCCGACGGCCAAGTGACGTTCGAGCGCGGCGCACCGCGAAAGTTCGACGTTGTGGTCGGCGCCGACGGGCTGCACTCGAACGTCCGGCGCCTGGTTTTCGGTGACGACGCCGGACACACCGAGTTCCTCGGTGGGTACCTGGCGGTGATTTCGGTGCCGAAAATGCTTGCGCGCGACGGAGAATCCGTTACCCACCTCGGCGCCGGCCGCGTCGCGATGATCTACACCGCGCAACCCCTGGACGACGCGCGAGTGGTGTTCCTTTTCCGCAGCAAGGACGAACTGACATACCACTACCGAGATGTCTCGCGGCAGAAGGAGTTATTGCGCGCAGCGTTCACCGGTATGCACCCGCGGGTCGACTGTTGGCTCGCGGAAGTCGACCGCACGCCGGCGTTCTACTTCGACTCGATCACCCAGTTGCGGCTGGACACCTGGTCGCGCGGACGGGTCGCACTGGTCGGTGACGCCGGGTATTGTCCGGGACCCGCCGTCGGCGGCAGCACTAGCATCGCGGTGCTGGGCGCCTACGTGCTGGCGGGTGAACTGGCCGAGGCGGGTGGGGACTACGGGCGGGCGTTCGCGCAATACGAGCGGCACATGGGTGAACCGGTGCGCCGCAGCCGCGCCTTTGCGCGTGCGGCCAGCAAGACCATCGTCCCCGGCTCCCGGGCCGGCGTTTGGGCATTGACCCGCGCCGGTCAGCTGATCTCGGCACTTCCCTCGGGGCTCACCAGGGCGATCGCGAAGATGAACACCAAGGGCGCGCGGTTGCACGACTCCATGCAATACAAGGACTACGCCTTGGTGCGCGAGCAGACATAG
- a CDS encoding TetR/AcrR family transcriptional regulator produces MSRPQSDTRQRIQEVARELFLRQGVQRTSLQDIADQLGITKPALYYHFTSREDLVRSIVVPLIGEGERFVADQEKRGDVDVCRLVEGYFDFHYRHRQDLKLVLAELTMLADLGLIDTVLAWRERLGRLVFGPRPTLAQATRAVVAFGGLQDCCIRFPDAPHEELRACSVEAALAALDM; encoded by the coding sequence GTGAGCAGGCCCCAGTCGGACACCAGGCAACGGATCCAAGAGGTCGCTCGCGAGCTATTCCTCCGCCAAGGTGTGCAGCGCACCAGCCTGCAGGACATCGCCGACCAACTCGGCATCACCAAACCCGCGCTGTACTACCACTTCACGTCGCGCGAAGACCTGGTGCGCAGCATCGTGGTGCCGTTGATCGGAGAGGGTGAGCGATTCGTCGCCGACCAGGAGAAGCGTGGCGACGTCGATGTCTGCCGGTTGGTGGAGGGCTACTTCGATTTTCATTACCGGCACCGGCAAGACCTGAAGCTGGTGCTGGCCGAATTGACGATGCTGGCCGACCTCGGCCTTATCGACACCGTGCTGGCTTGGCGCGAACGGCTGGGCCGGCTGGTGTTCGGCCCGAGGCCGACGCTCGCGCAAGCCACCCGCGCCGTCGTTGCCTTCGGCGGCCTGCAGGACTGTTGCATCAGGTTTCCCGACGCGCCCCACGAGGAGTTGCGTGCGTGCTCGGTGGAAGCCGCGCTGGCAGCGCTGGATATGTGA
- a CDS encoding LLM class F420-dependent oxidoreductase produces MRFGLFIPQGWRMDLVGIEPEKHWAVMRDLAGYADGGAWDSLWVYDHFHTVPLPSGEATHEAWSLMSAYAATTSRIKLGQMCTAMSYRNPVYLAKVAATADIISGGRIQMGIGGGWYEHEWRAYGYGFPSAGVRLGRLDEGVQIMRDAWRHGKVSFEGTHYQVDGAIVAPKPLQDGGIPLWIAGGGEKVTLRIAAKYAQYTNFAPEPAAFARKSAILAAHCRQLGTDFDAIVRSANFTAVVGTSDADVKERLRRVRDRVVGYVPEAAADAMVGGLPDSAMGTPEQVIERMAKVRDLGCEYAICYFPEAAYDRSGIELFEREVIPALS; encoded by the coding sequence ATGCGCTTTGGTCTGTTCATTCCGCAAGGCTGGCGAATGGATCTCGTCGGCATCGAACCCGAGAAGCACTGGGCGGTGATGCGCGACCTCGCCGGCTACGCCGACGGCGGCGCCTGGGACTCACTGTGGGTCTATGACCACTTTCATACCGTCCCGTTGCCGAGCGGTGAGGCCACTCACGAGGCGTGGTCGCTGATGTCGGCGTACGCCGCGACTACCTCGCGGATCAAGCTCGGCCAGATGTGCACGGCGATGAGCTACCGCAATCCGGTATACCTGGCCAAGGTTGCGGCGACCGCCGACATCATCTCCGGCGGCCGAATTCAGATGGGTATCGGCGGCGGCTGGTACGAACATGAGTGGCGCGCTTATGGTTACGGCTTTCCGTCGGCCGGTGTGCGGTTAGGTCGGCTGGACGAAGGAGTGCAGATCATGCGGGATGCCTGGCGCCACGGCAAGGTCAGCTTCGAGGGCACGCACTACCAGGTCGACGGTGCGATTGTCGCTCCAAAGCCGTTGCAGGACGGAGGGATTCCGCTGTGGATAGCCGGTGGAGGCGAGAAGGTGACGCTGCGCATTGCGGCGAAATACGCCCAGTACACCAACTTCGCGCCGGAGCCTGCGGCATTCGCCCGCAAGTCGGCGATATTGGCAGCGCACTGCCGCCAGCTGGGCACCGACTTTGACGCCATCGTGCGCTCGGCCAACTTCACCGCCGTCGTCGGTACGTCGGATGCCGACGTCAAAGAGCGGCTGCGGCGGGTGCGCGACCGTGTGGTCGGCTATGTGCCCGAGGCGGCGGCGGATGCGATGGTTGGCGGCCTCCCGGATTCGGCGATGGGCACACCCGAACAGGTGATCGAACGGATGGCGAAGGTCCGCGACCTCGGCTGCGAATATGCGATCTGCTATTTCCCCGAGGCCGCGTATGATCGCTCCGGGATCGAACTCTTTGAACGCGAAGTCATTCCCGCGCTGAGCTAG
- a CDS encoding Zn-ribbon domain-containing OB-fold protein, with the protein MQKTLAPGISTWPDEDPQLIGSRCEACGATTFPVQRWCPRCSGGQMGEVLLPRRGSLVAWTTQGFPPGPPYAGPTGSDFVPFGVGLVQLGEVIRVEGRLTENDPTKLRFGQEVELTMVPLTIDEEGAEVMTFAFRPLQGA; encoded by the coding sequence ATGCAGAAGACGCTTGCCCCCGGTATCTCAACGTGGCCTGATGAGGATCCGCAGCTGATTGGCAGTCGCTGCGAGGCTTGTGGCGCCACGACATTTCCGGTGCAGCGGTGGTGTCCACGCTGCAGTGGTGGGCAGATGGGCGAAGTGTTGCTGCCGCGGCGCGGCAGCCTGGTGGCGTGGACCACCCAGGGTTTCCCGCCCGGGCCCCCCTACGCCGGTCCAACCGGCAGCGATTTCGTGCCGTTCGGCGTGGGCCTGGTCCAACTGGGTGAGGTGATCCGGGTCGAGGGGCGGCTGACCGAGAACGACCCGACCAAACTGCGGTTCGGCCAGGAGGTCGAGCTCACCATGGTGCCGTTGACCATTGACGAGGAGGGCGCCGAGGTCATGACCTTTGCGTTCCGGCCGCTTCAGGGAGCCTGA